A region of Bombilactobacillus folatiphilus DNA encodes the following proteins:
- a CDS encoding YlbF family regulator produces the protein MVNVYDTANQLEKDLRQSEEVMGLQAAFNQMKADPMAYQMFQQMQEMQEKLQQKQMANQEITDDEFKQLQTLSGQLSKFDSVQNLMQQEQKINAMMEELNKIISKPIADIYNS, from the coding sequence ATGGTGAACGTTTACGATACAGCAAATCAATTAGAAAAAGATTTACGCCAATCTGAAGAAGTGATGGGTTTGCAAGCAGCCTTTAATCAAATGAAAGCTGATCCGATGGCTTATCAGATGTTTCAACAAATGCAAGAAATGCAGGAAAAATTACAACAAAAACAAATGGCTAATCAAGAAATTACGGATGATGAGTTTAAACAATTACAGACTTTGTCAGGTCAATTGTCTAAGTTTGATTCAGTTCAAAATTTGATGCAACAAGAACAAAAAATTAATGCTATGATGGAAGAATTAAATAAAATTATTTCGAAGCCGATTGCGGATATTTATAATAGTTAA
- a CDS encoding 3'-5' exoribonuclease YhaM family protein — protein sequence MSKRLADLQAGDHLEMPVLIEQMDVRKAKNGKQFLALTFADASGKIAGKYWQASDLDAKTFVAGQIVLLNGQCETYNNALQVKIDHLKLAPPNTYTLDQFVQHAPLTKQQLQDQMNELVLEITQPHWNRIVRYLINQHHEGFFEFPAAKKNHHDYTGGLAFHTLSIAKLANAVCDQYSQVNRALLIAGTILHDLGKTTELSGPVNTQYTVEGNLLGHLVIMDGEIVAACQQLKLDSNAEDVVLLRHMIIAHHGLLEYGSAKRPQLLEAEILHDLDELDATITMITKAQAKAQPGQFSERVFGLDNRRFYVPANLD from the coding sequence ATGTCCAAACGATTAGCTGATTTACAAGCAGGTGATCATTTAGAAATGCCTGTATTGATTGAACAAATGGATGTCCGTAAAGCTAAAAATGGTAAACAATTTTTGGCGTTAACTTTTGCGGATGCTTCGGGGAAAATTGCTGGTAAGTATTGGCAGGCTAGCGATTTAGATGCAAAGACTTTTGTGGCGGGCCAGATTGTTTTGTTAAATGGCCAATGTGAAACTTATAATAACGCTTTGCAGGTTAAAATTGATCATTTAAAACTGGCTCCACCCAATACTTATACTTTGGATCAATTTGTTCAGCACGCTCCTTTGACTAAGCAGCAATTGCAGGATCAAATGAATGAATTAGTTTTGGAAATTACGCAACCGCACTGGAATCGAATCGTGCGTTATTTGATTAATCAACATCATGAAGGATTCTTTGAGTTTCCGGCTGCTAAAAAAAATCATCATGATTATACAGGCGGTTTGGCGTTTCATACGCTGAGTATTGCCAAATTAGCCAATGCAGTTTGTGATCAATATTCGCAGGTTAATCGAGCATTATTGATCGCGGGAACAATTCTGCACGATTTGGGGAAGACGACAGAATTGAGCGGACCGGTGAATACGCAATACACTGTTGAGGGCAATTTACTGGGACATTTGGTCATTATGGATGGGGAAATTGTCGCAGCTTGCCAACAGTTAAAATTAGATTCTAATGCTGAAGATGTAGTGCTATTGCGGCATATGATTATTGCGCACCATGGCTTGTTAGAGTATGGTTCAGCTAAGCGCCCGCAACTTTTAGAAGCTGAAATTTTGCATGATTTGGATGAACTAGATGCAACGATTACAATGATTACGAAAGCTCAAGCTAAGGCTCAACCCGGACAATTTAGTGAGCGAGTATTTGGTCTGGACAATCGGCGTTTTTATGTACCAGCCAATTTGGATTAA
- a CDS encoding peptidylprolyl isomerase, whose protein sequence is MSKKFSRIVLTLAAFLSITLVAGCSSNKAVVTMKGGKITQEQLYQKMKKSQAGQQQLQQMVIAQALKSQYGKDVSDKEVNKEFNQYKNKYGSQFKTLLQQNGMDAADFKDTIRTQLLTKVAIRKETKITNAQLKKQWKKYTPKITAQHILVKDESTAKDVIKQLDNGASFDKLAKKYSTDSGTKNKGGKLPAFNNDDTSLDPNFKKAALKLKQGQYTKDPVKSSYGYHVIKMDKRPAKGTMKSHEQTLKNQIYASRMNDSVTMQKVVAKVLKKSDISIKDNDLKDVLSGFLGSNKANKNNNAKSAASSSK, encoded by the coding sequence ATGTCGAAAAAGTTCAGTAGAATTGTCTTGACGTTAGCAGCTTTCTTATCCATTACTTTGGTAGCTGGATGTTCAAGCAATAAAGCAGTCGTAACTATGAAGGGTGGCAAAATCACTCAGGAACAACTTTATCAAAAGATGAAGAAATCTCAAGCCGGTCAACAACAGTTACAACAAATGGTAATTGCTCAAGCTTTGAAATCACAATACGGCAAAGATGTTAGTGATAAAGAAGTTAACAAAGAATTCAACCAATACAAAAATAAGTATGGTTCCCAATTCAAAACTTTATTACAACAAAATGGTATGGATGCCGCTGATTTTAAGGATACAATTCGGACTCAATTGTTAACGAAAGTTGCAATCCGTAAGGAAACTAAGATTACCAATGCTCAACTAAAGAAACAGTGGAAGAAGTACACTCCTAAAATCACTGCTCAACACATCTTGGTTAAAGATGAATCCACCGCAAAAGATGTTATTAAGCAATTAGATAACGGTGCTAGTTTTGACAAGTTAGCTAAAAAGTATTCAACCGATAGCGGTACAAAGAATAAGGGTGGCAAACTACCAGCCTTTAACAATGACGATACTTCATTAGATCCTAACTTCAAAAAGGCTGCTTTGAAGTTGAAGCAAGGTCAATATACTAAAGATCCTGTTAAATCTTCATACGGTTACCACGTCATCAAGATGGACAAGCGTCCTGCCAAGGGTACGATGAAGTCTCATGAACAAACTTTGAAGAATCAAATTTATGCTTCACGCATGAACGATTCTGTTACAATGCAAAAAGTTGTTGCTAAGGTTTTGAAGAAGTCTGACATTTCAATTAAAGATAATGATTTGAAAGATGTTTTATCAGGATTCTTAGGTTCAAACAAAGCTAATAAAAATAACAATGCTAAATCTGCTGCAAGTTCTAGCAAATAA
- a CDS encoding PTS sugar transporter subunit IIA, translated as MKKNDNAVKVDSLGNAQKITDETILQLLDGTVADLIEAPDPAFASGSMGQGMVIYPTAGEVFAPVNGVVSMLFKTKHAIGIISNQGLNVMIHIGIDTVKLNGKYFVACVQQGDIVQAGQLLIKFDLQSIKKAGFDPATFVIVTNSNDYQEISLMKADKGLRCL; from the coding sequence ATGAAAAAAAATGATAACGCTGTTAAAGTGGATTCCTTAGGTAATGCTCAAAAAATAACTGATGAAACTATTTTACAACTACTAGATGGAACTGTGGCAGATTTAATTGAAGCTCCTGATCCAGCTTTTGCTTCTGGTTCAATGGGACAAGGAATGGTAATTTATCCAACAGCTGGTGAAGTTTTTGCACCAGTGAATGGTGTTGTTTCCATGTTGTTTAAGACTAAACATGCTATTGGTATTATTTCCAATCAAGGCTTGAATGTAATGATTCATATTGGAATTGATACGGTCAAACTAAATGGAAAATATTTTGTTGCGTGTGTTCAACAAGGTGATATTGTTCAAGCAGGTCAACTGTTAATTAAATTTGATTTACAATCTATTAAAAAAGCAGGTTTTGATCCAGCTACATTTGTTATTGTTACCAATAGTAATGATTATCAGGAGATTTCATTAATGAAAGCGGATAAAGGTTTAAGATGTTTATGA
- the rpiB gene encoding ribose 5-phosphate isomerase B, translating to MKIAFGSDHVGYELKPTLIKYVQELGYETYDFGTYSKQRTDYPIYGKKVGEVVARGDYDLGIIICGTGVGISLAANKVPGIRAASVSEPYSAALSRRHNNSNILALGSRVIGSEMAKLIVKSWLESQFEGGRHQRRIDELTAEDEHNETKFDRIVKDNSGQYDD from the coding sequence ATGAAAATTGCATTTGGATCTGACCACGTTGGTTACGAGTTAAAACCTACTCTAATTAAGTATGTTCAAGAATTAGGCTATGAAACCTACGATTTCGGAACTTATTCCAAGCAAAGAACCGATTACCCTATTTATGGCAAAAAGGTTGGTGAAGTAGTCGCGCGTGGCGATTACGATTTAGGCATTATTATCTGTGGAACTGGAGTCGGAATTTCTTTGGCCGCTAACAAGGTTCCCGGCATCAGAGCTGCCAGTGTTAGTGAACCTTACTCGGCTGCTTTATCACGGAGACATAATAATTCTAATATTCTGGCACTAGGTTCGAGAGTTATTGGTTCTGAAATGGCCAAATTGATTGTCAAAAGTTGGTTAGAATCCCAGTTTGAAGGTGGACGCCATCAACGAAGAATTGACGAACTAACTGCTGAAGATGAGCACAACGAAACAAAATTTGATAGAATTGTAAAAGATAATAGTGGTCAATATGATGATTAA
- a CDS encoding transglycosylase domain-containing protein: protein MKHNEQFDWAAWFKKLCQKSWQAIHYFTKRFHILRWLLLIFLSCFLVFSAVLTFKAKTANVNHLKASLQTTTTIIDKNNQKAGSLYSQKGTYVSLDRISKNMQNAVIATEDRTFWTNHGFSLKGYARSFLNLLLYHQIMGGGSTLTQQLAKNALLTQKQTFTRKAEEFFLAVEINRVYSKHDILSMYLNNAYFGNGVWGVQDAAKKYFAENAEDLTPSQAATLAAMLRNPSFYDPYRHPDNSKSRRNLILNLMVQTRSLTTPQAKAEQKTAVRLQDGYQKQNGYRYPSYFDAVISEAESRYHLSEDQILNKGYKIYTSLDPTIQQKMQTSFDRDWLFPRSNSDATYAQGASIAIDPQSGGVSAVVGGRGQHVFRELNRATQTKRQPGSTMKPLAVYTPAIENGYQIDSMLPNQVTSFGKNHYTPTNADGSYTQELPLYQALSKSENVPAVALLDKIGVKKGVASVENFGIKVAKSDQNLALALGGLQTGVTPYQMARAYTAFANNGRLANTHFITKIVDATGAVVGQNDQTNSRPIMSKKTAQTMTSLLLNVFNQGTGATAKPTGYQVAGKTGSTEVPQDYGNGTKDQWIVGYTPDIVVATWVGFDKTDRQHFIPGSNEQGVAPLFKNEMANILPETKQTSFKVDDASTIVQRKKQTSPGKWTHNFSGNLRQKVEDTINNFNNAKQNVSQWYNQIKGHWGQ from the coding sequence ATGAAACATAATGAACAATTTGATTGGGCTGCCTGGTTCAAAAAACTTTGTCAAAAAAGTTGGCAAGCTATTCACTATTTTACCAAACGGTTTCACATCCTTCGTTGGCTATTATTAATTTTTTTGAGTTGTTTTCTCGTTTTTAGTGCTGTGTTAACGTTTAAGGCCAAAACAGCTAACGTAAATCATCTAAAGGCTTCATTGCAGACAACGACCACCATTATAGACAAGAATAATCAAAAAGCGGGTTCGTTGTACTCTCAAAAAGGCACATATGTTAGTTTAGACCGGATTTCCAAAAATATGCAAAATGCGGTAATTGCCACTGAAGATCGTACTTTTTGGACAAACCATGGCTTTAGCTTGAAAGGTTACGCACGCTCTTTCTTGAATTTGTTGCTTTATCATCAAATTATGGGTGGTGGGAGTACTTTAACACAGCAGTTGGCCAAGAATGCTTTGTTAACGCAAAAGCAAACTTTCACGCGCAAAGCGGAAGAATTCTTTTTAGCCGTGGAAATCAACCGTGTTTACAGTAAGCATGATATTTTGTCAATGTATCTGAATAATGCTTATTTTGGCAATGGTGTGTGGGGCGTTCAAGATGCAGCTAAAAAGTATTTTGCAGAAAATGCGGAAGATTTGACTCCCTCGCAGGCAGCCACGTTGGCGGCAATGTTACGGAATCCGAGTTTTTATGATCCTTATCGTCATCCTGATAATTCCAAATCACGGCGCAATCTTATTTTGAATTTAATGGTCCAGACACGTTCGTTAACGACGCCCCAAGCTAAAGCTGAACAAAAAACGGCGGTACGTTTGCAGGATGGCTATCAAAAGCAGAATGGTTACCGTTATCCGTCTTATTTTGATGCGGTAATTTCCGAAGCTGAAAGTCGTTATCATTTAAGTGAAGATCAAATTTTGAATAAGGGTTACAAGATTTATACTAGTTTAGATCCGACAATTCAACAAAAGATGCAAACTAGTTTTGATCGTGATTGGCTCTTTCCCCGCAGTAATAGTGATGCGACTTATGCCCAAGGTGCTTCTATTGCGATTGATCCGCAATCTGGTGGTGTGAGTGCGGTTGTCGGTGGCCGAGGGCAACACGTTTTTCGAGAGTTGAATCGGGCGACGCAGACCAAACGGCAGCCTGGATCAACGATGAAGCCGTTAGCGGTCTATACGCCAGCGATTGAAAATGGTTATCAGATTGATTCAATGCTGCCAAATCAAGTAACAAGTTTTGGGAAAAATCATTATACGCCGACCAATGCTGATGGTAGCTATACGCAAGAATTGCCTTTATATCAAGCTTTGAGTAAAAGCGAAAATGTCCCAGCAGTGGCGTTATTAGATAAAATTGGTGTCAAAAAAGGTGTGGCGTCCGTCGAAAACTTTGGGATTAAAGTGGCGAAGAGCGATCAAAATTTGGCGCTAGCACTGGGCGGTTTACAAACCGGTGTGACACCTTATCAAATGGCACGGGCGTATACGGCATTTGCGAATAACGGACGTTTGGCGAATACGCATTTTATTACGAAAATTGTGGATGCTACGGGCGCAGTTGTCGGTCAAAATGACCAAACTAATTCGCGACCAATTATGAGTAAAAAGACAGCACAAACCATGACTAGTTTGTTGTTAAATGTTTTTAATCAAGGTACGGGAGCAACCGCTAAGCCGACTGGATATCAAGTTGCGGGCAAGACTGGTTCGACAGAAGTTCCCCAAGATTATGGAAATGGGACCAAAGATCAGTGGATTGTCGGTTATACGCCAGATATTGTAGTCGCTACATGGGTCGGTTTTGACAAAACTGATCGCCAACATTTTATTCCCGGTAGTAATGAACAAGGTGTTGCGCCACTGTTTAAAAATGAAATGGCCAATATTTTACCAGAAACTAAACAGACTTCGTTTAAAGTTGATGATGCTTCGACCATTGTGCAGCGGAAAAAACAGACTTCGCCGGGTAAATGGACGCATAACTTTAGTGGCAATTTGCGGCAAAAAGTTGAAGATACCATAAATAACTTTAATAATGCCAAACAAAATGTCAGTCAATGGTATAATCAAATTAAAGGTCATTGGGGCCAATAA
- a CDS encoding peptide ABC transporter substrate-binding protein: MKTKLWFLLGTLALLLTGCQSKNNSGSAQQLNLMQTSDLLSLDTSQHADLPTWNTLENSMEGLYRADKHNQPQAAMATKVVQPTNQGKTYTFSLRKNAKWSNGEPVVAQDFVTAWRRSVSSKAQSGYNYIFSGIQNADAISKGQKAPRKLGVKALDKHTLQVQLEHPMPYFNKMMVMPAFFPQNRTALKKFKSHYGTQSKYLYYNGPFKVTKWTGDNDSWVLMRNKYYYDKKQIHLNKIKYLVVKDANTAHELFSQNKLDDATITGVTAKELQGSKNLIHEKKAGNYYLRVNVRNNQPLANAKMRQAINLAIDRQALTKNILADGSLPASTYTAKDLSIDPTTKKDFAQETTPQQTYNVKQARTLWDEGRQEANLPKKLTLKVLGDDQTITKNVAEFLQDELQHNLPGVKVQIRNVPDKTASSETRSGQFNLSQTLWLADFADPISFMGILNSDNPQNYGKYHDDQFDQLYQKAILDSSNNQQAYWQTLRQMQARLNESMPVIPLYQMVESHLVNPKLQGVLRHPVGEDDYTRAYLK, encoded by the coding sequence ATGAAAACTAAATTGTGGTTTTTGTTGGGTACGCTTGCGTTATTATTAACAGGATGCCAATCAAAAAATAACAGCGGGTCAGCACAGCAGCTTAATTTGATGCAAACTAGTGATTTGCTATCGTTAGATACTTCACAACACGCCGATTTACCAACTTGGAATACGTTAGAAAATTCAATGGAAGGCTTATATCGGGCGGACAAACATAACCAACCACAGGCGGCTATGGCAACCAAAGTGGTTCAACCAACAAATCAAGGCAAAACGTATACTTTTTCTTTGCGAAAAAATGCTAAATGGAGTAATGGGGAACCGGTGGTGGCCCAAGATTTTGTTACCGCTTGGCGGCGTTCTGTTTCGTCTAAAGCTCAATCTGGCTATAATTACATTTTTTCAGGAATCCAAAATGCTGATGCTATTTCTAAGGGCCAAAAGGCTCCACGGAAATTGGGAGTTAAGGCATTGGACAAACACACTTTGCAAGTCCAATTAGAGCACCCGATGCCATATTTTAATAAAATGATGGTTATGCCAGCATTCTTTCCACAAAATCGCACAGCTTTGAAAAAATTTAAATCGCATTATGGCACACAATCCAAGTATTTGTATTACAATGGCCCGTTTAAGGTGACGAAATGGACGGGGGATAACGATAGTTGGGTTTTAATGCGAAATAAATATTATTATGATAAGAAACAGATTCATTTAAATAAAATTAAGTATTTAGTCGTCAAAGATGCGAATACAGCGCATGAATTATTTAGTCAAAATAAATTGGATGATGCAACGATTACAGGTGTAACGGCTAAAGAGCTGCAAGGATCTAAAAATTTAATCCATGAGAAAAAGGCTGGCAATTATTATTTACGTGTGAACGTTCGCAATAATCAACCATTGGCGAATGCCAAAATGCGTCAGGCAATCAATTTGGCCATTGATCGTCAAGCTTTAACCAAAAATATTTTGGCAGATGGTTCCTTGCCGGCTTCGACTTATACCGCCAAAGATCTGTCAATTGATCCAACTACAAAGAAAGATTTTGCGCAAGAAACGACACCACAACAGACTTATAATGTGAAACAGGCTCGAACATTGTGGGATGAAGGTCGGCAAGAAGCTAATTTACCGAAGAAATTAACATTAAAAGTATTGGGTGACGATCAGACAATTACAAAGAATGTCGCCGAATTTTTGCAAGATGAGTTACAGCATAATTTGCCAGGTGTTAAAGTCCAGATTCGTAATGTCCCTGATAAAACAGCATCCAGTGAAACGCGTAGTGGTCAATTCAATTTATCACAAACACTGTGGCTAGCTGACTTTGCTGATCCAATTAGTTTTATGGGAATTTTAAACAGTGATAATCCACAAAATTATGGCAAATATCATGATGATCAATTTGATCAGTTATACCAAAAGGCTATTCTGGATAGTAGTAATAATCAGCAAGCTTATTGGCAAACGCTTCGTCAAATGCAGGCACGGTTGAATGAATCAATGCCGGTGATCCCGCTATATCAAATGGTTGAAAGCCATTTGGTTAACCCCAAATTGCAGGGAGTGTTGCGACATCCTGTGGGGGAAGATGATTACACGCGTGCATACTTGAAATAA
- a CDS encoding HIT family protein has translation MKQNNSDCVFCKIIAGEIPSYTVYEDDIVKAFLDISQVTPGHVLMVPKTHLPNIFAYTSEQAGEVFSRLPKVANAIKAFDSNIQGMNICINNGELAYQSVFHSHIHLIPRYTESDGFALTFADNTDQYEAAQLQQLADQIKANIGD, from the coding sequence ATGAAGCAAAACAACTCAGATTGTGTTTTTTGTAAAATCATTGCTGGCGAGATTCCCAGTTACACTGTCTATGAAGATGATATTGTGAAAGCTTTCTTAGATATCTCCCAAGTGACACCGGGCCACGTCTTAATGGTACCCAAAACACATCTACCAAATATTTTCGCTTACACGAGTGAACAAGCAGGTGAAGTATTTAGTCGCCTACCTAAAGTTGCGAATGCAATCAAAGCATTCGATTCTAATATTCAAGGAATGAATATTTGCATTAATAATGGCGAACTGGCGTATCAATCAGTGTTTCATTCCCATATTCATTTAATTCCGCGGTATACTGAAAGTGATGGCTTTGCCTTAACATTCGCTGATAACACGGATCAATATGAGGCAGCACAATTGCAGCAATTAGCCGATCAAATCAAAGCAAATATTGGAGATTAG
- a CDS encoding PTS transporter subunit EIIC, protein MDKESLGKKILKLVGGEENITGISHCATRLRMLLKNDQVAQDNKDKIEQLDGVISVVENGGQFQVIIGPAVGKVYDELLIDTDLSTESAQTTDKDHKSKKGLVSTFLDVVSGIFTPLLPLLAGSGVLRGLVLLLTQFGWLSKTSGTYHILTVSSTAVFYFLPILLAITSAEKFKTNKYVAAAVMGALIMPEFTQMMGNHGNGTITHFLGLPIVMMQYTSTVIPAILAIWCLSYLERYLKKIIPENVQLLFVPLISLFIMVPLTAGIFGPFGVYVGEWISDAINFLMNTNGWIAGALVGGAWNVFVIFGLQWAVNPVMIQNVSRFGFDYIVPLTSAANFGMAGATLGTFFKTKNQKMKAYTISSLLSIFFAGITEPAIYGVGVKYKKPLIGAIAGGAVGGSFIAGMHVKSFAFVFGGLTTLPAFIGKTFAYYLIGLLVCFTVGMAVTLVLGIDEKK, encoded by the coding sequence ATGGATAAAGAATCGTTGGGTAAGAAAATTCTGAAATTAGTGGGCGGCGAAGAAAATATTACTGGTATTTCTCATTGTGCGACGCGCTTGCGTATGCTTTTAAAAAATGATCAAGTTGCACAGGATAACAAAGATAAAATTGAACAATTAGACGGTGTGATCAGTGTGGTAGAAAATGGCGGACAGTTTCAGGTTATTATTGGACCTGCTGTGGGAAAAGTTTATGATGAATTGCTGATTGACACGGATTTAAGTACAGAATCAGCTCAAACTACTGATAAAGATCATAAATCGAAAAAAGGCCTCGTATCTACATTTTTAGATGTGGTTTCAGGTATTTTTACACCACTATTACCCTTATTGGCAGGTTCCGGAGTTTTAAGAGGTTTAGTTTTGTTGTTGACACAATTCGGTTGGTTATCTAAAACATCGGGAACTTATCACATTTTGACGGTTTCTTCAACGGCTGTATTTTATTTTTTACCTATCCTATTGGCAATTACTTCCGCAGAAAAATTTAAAACCAATAAATATGTTGCTGCGGCGGTTATGGGTGCCTTAATTATGCCAGAATTTACCCAAATGATGGGAAATCATGGAAATGGTACTATCACTCATTTTCTTGGTTTGCCCATTGTGATGATGCAATATACTTCGACAGTTATTCCGGCAATTTTGGCCATCTGGTGTCTATCATATCTGGAACGGTATTTGAAAAAAATTATTCCTGAAAATGTACAATTGTTATTTGTACCGTTAATTTCACTATTTATCATGGTGCCTTTAACAGCTGGAATTTTTGGTCCCTTCGGTGTGTATGTTGGTGAGTGGATTTCTGACGCAATTAATTTTTTGATGAATACGAATGGCTGGATTGCAGGAGCTTTGGTAGGTGGCGCATGGAATGTATTTGTGATTTTTGGATTGCAGTGGGCTGTTAATCCGGTAATGATTCAAAATGTGAGTCGTTTTGGTTTTGACTATATCGTGCCGTTGACGTCTGCTGCTAATTTTGGAATGGCGGGAGCTACGTTAGGAACCTTTTTTAAAACTAAGAATCAAAAAATGAAAGCTTACACGATTTCATCACTTTTGTCGATCTTTTTTGCTGGAATTACAGAACCAGCCATTTACGGTGTTGGAGTTAAATATAAAAAACCGTTAATTGGTGCGATTGCTGGCGGTGCAGTAGGTGGTTCATTTATTGCGGGGATGCATGTTAAATCGTTTGCATTTGTTTTTGGTGGTTTAACTACTTTACCAGCTTTTATTGGTAAGACATTCGCTTACTATCTTATTGGTTTATTAGTCTGTTTTACTGTTGGAATGGCTGTGACACTAGTTTTAGGCATAGATGAAAAAAAATGA
- a CDS encoding proline iminopeptidase-family hydrolase codes for MNGSKIITLRNGFHLFTRTVGSGPIRLLCVHGGPGSNHEEFENYGEKLADVQVQVSMYDQLGSFYSDQPDFNDPGNRKYLTIDYYLSELEEVRQQLGLDHFYLLGHSWGGVLAQEYALKYSKYLKGLVLMSMIDNIPEYITNINHLREQMFAPAMVDYMREVEQQQRFDDPEYNELVQRLYKKYVMRHPENSGRHTVATSATSVYNYFQGNNEFVMTGTLKNWDRRGDLAQIKVPTLLTFGEYDTMPLAAAHRMHQVLPNSRLVLTPDGGHCHSVDNPQAFFQTLAQFLQDVEQNPQVNLKEGTTHEN; via the coding sequence ATGAATGGTAGTAAGATTATAACGCTTAGGAATGGTTTTCATTTGTTTACACGAACAGTTGGTTCAGGACCGATTCGACTATTGTGTGTTCATGGTGGTCCAGGTTCCAATCATGAAGAATTTGAAAATTATGGGGAAAAATTGGCTGACGTGCAAGTCCAAGTTTCAATGTACGATCAATTGGGATCATTTTATTCAGATCAACCAGATTTTAATGATCCAGGTAATCGGAAGTATTTGACAATTGATTATTATTTATCCGAATTAGAGGAAGTCCGCCAGCAATTAGGTTTGGATCATTTTTATTTATTAGGTCATTCATGGGGCGGCGTTTTGGCGCAAGAATATGCTTTGAAGTATTCAAAATATCTTAAGGGATTAGTCTTAATGAGCATGATTGACAACATTCCTGAATATATCACTAATATTAATCATTTACGGGAGCAGATGTTTGCGCCAGCTATGGTGGATTACATGCGAGAAGTTGAACAGCAGCAACGTTTTGACGATCCAGAGTATAACGAATTGGTTCAGCGCTTGTATAAAAAATACGTCATGCGTCATCCTGAAAATAGTGGACGGCATACCGTAGCGACGAGTGCAACTAGTGTCTACAATTATTTCCAGGGAAATAATGAGTTTGTAATGACGGGCACATTGAAGAATTGGGATCGCAGAGGTGATTTAGCGCAAATTAAGGTACCAACATTATTGACTTTTGGCGAATATGATACGATGCCACTGGCTGCAGCTCACAGAATGCATCAAGTTTTACCTAATTCACGATTAGTGTTGACACCAGATGGGGGTCATTGTCATAGCGTGGATAATCCGCAGGCATTCTTTCAAACATTGGCTCAATTTTTGCAGGATGTGGAGCAGAATCCGCAAGTTAATTTGAAAGAAGGTACTACTCATGAAAACTAA
- a CDS encoding LacI family DNA-binding transcriptional regulator — translation MTKKISIKDIAAISGVSPATVSRVINNNGRFSEQTRQKVTKVIEKYNYQTNTLAKGLRMQKSNTIGIIVPDLANTFFSALVEKIENQFFSKNYSTIICDSKRNITKEIAYIQMLEAKSVDGLIVISGQKMFDSSTLNRAVPVVCIDRKPSNKTDAFISSNHYQGAVIATQALLEAKTQPVLFKVHGQSSSINDRIQGFKDTLQQNLTTDSIIDISATNQAGSNERRLELRTQLRNLMGKQTLPLGIFAYSDTLAADLITAARDLNLSIPGDLKIIGFDDAPIAKYCYPELTTIHQDTSKIALAASQQLIDAMQNNRQTAANNTIINVHLVKRGTV, via the coding sequence ATGACTAAAAAAATTTCTATTAAAGATATTGCCGCAATTAGTGGTGTTTCACCGGCAACTGTTTCACGCGTCATTAATAATAATGGCCGTTTTTCTGAGCAAACTCGTCAAAAAGTCACCAAAGTTATTGAAAAATACAATTATCAAACTAATACTCTGGCCAAAGGTTTGCGGATGCAAAAATCGAATACAATTGGCATTATTGTACCCGATTTGGCTAATACTTTTTTTTCAGCTCTAGTAGAAAAAATCGAAAATCAATTTTTTTCAAAAAATTATTCCACAATTATTTGTGATTCCAAGAGAAACATTACAAAAGAAATAGCCTATATTCAGATGCTTGAAGCTAAATCTGTCGACGGTTTGATCGTTATTTCTGGTCAAAAAATGTTTGATTCGTCAACTTTAAATCGAGCCGTGCCTGTCGTTTGCATTGATCGGAAACCAAGCAATAAAACCGATGCCTTTATTAGCTCCAACCATTATCAAGGTGCAGTGATTGCAACTCAAGCATTGCTCGAAGCTAAAACGCAACCAGTTTTGTTCAAAGTTCACGGTCAATCTTCTTCAATTAATGATCGAATTCAAGGTTTTAAGGATACGCTCCAACAGAATTTAACAACTGACTCCATCATTGATATTAGTGCAACCAATCAGGCTGGTTCGAATGAACGACGTTTAGAATTAAGGACTCAATTACGTAATTTAATGGGAAAACAGACTCTTCCTCTGGGTATTTTTGCATATAGTGACACTTTAGCGGCAGATTTAATCACTGCTGCCCGAGATCTTAATCTTAGTATTCCGGGTGATTTAAAAATTATTGGTTTTGATGATGCACCGATTGCTAAATATTGTTATCCGGAATTGACAACTATTCATCAAGACACTTCAAAAATTGCTTTGGCAGCTAGTCAACAACTAATTGATGCAATGCAAAACAATCGTCAAACAGCAGCCAACAATACCATTATTAATGTCCACTTAGTTAAGCGCGGAACCGTTTAA